A single region of the Malaclemys terrapin pileata isolate rMalTer1 chromosome 4, rMalTer1.hap1, whole genome shotgun sequence genome encodes:
- the LOC128836246 gene encoding stAR-related lipid transfer protein 9-like isoform X2 — translation MFSEYPLTADIGYNETSRYDVSHTTTSNCSAFDIVQMQESQSDDAVIFDQQPSASTSIVLSLTKEKGHFPVADTKSTSQGYPAEDGKSIHKSNSEQLNNETEVDKQPWDKVSLQQAFLENLRKVEDDVSMPSSLAVGDARRATLNKEENMRERISRNEKALPATDRKQRRTFLRKDPVENQTIASSVFANEDPQITILQNPCSGNISVDSRYMYNLYGRVCPTDNNAADPKETYHAASNFEINSCAHLQDNWQVGHAREKDQSRANVSSGKDMVHCKNNSCSNVDSPDNSRIVADNIMKIKRKTSKSERLNLSQKNENTSFKMLSENSCLPPQEPKLVLLRNEKSYFTAQNTKHCRQDEQRNCLQNHILSAPAISAISDLEYTSEVSSKAHLSLYPASKSLQELNMSVEPPSPTEDDLHGIERFSKLELDNFILAKYKPRLQQRLVQTQRLANYDPKSSQNYGERSRGSNSLEPSAIHYSTALAHRAGRSMDIEVKKHSVNTSLPQCNEETIEELRDQPEETDLFLQDNKDAMHFSSSDINPYIHPWQQDGLCKIGWKQYVFGSASDVSCSQPPLSLDNHKVMRCSSVDNGLNSQNSPFHSHLSSYANAKVLSSTLSSIEDPQGWDDVRQGFESTYSSDNSKHYVNVSSEILETTAKNRISTFENPSEQPGNTSMQVDEIVLLYPSESETASKKTQGITCEQGTQTMATGRYKRQKRHRRSYTDVSARKQDASRSSFQRPSSWTSMQNLSIHLSQLLHNTSELLGNLSQQNVIDNEQNAKINQRGIAEEIVRAAMSDSCTQTTGDVGIQADISEHPQSKNKENLLQAKIENELMKAQEVNVIVKVVGSDTVCRSQEKKDVGLTIQARTPESIEMRMQSMPDFSDSAANILGDSFMHLPSLARASTPILDFQKPPFSTQQNVAFGSPTVSPVVSSSLSSGQDESSCTVVSSSTSSTSQSPAHYVQDKRTVDESDIAVVRKLCYKNTSLVDRASSPILTLSANPSNQVTCSKSIWSIKGSVEHPLDASSSLSNQRKQGSRSCSGLGTLEPHVDNSSQTETDNESTTSRNSKEVSKKSGSFSDKNTAKEFLGIGVSKELKEKHRFTVDAHTTIRAKRLYHSSSTLEVSGHGEYLVDDLKEHIPMERSIHCMYATRRGRGSSGRIRYDKTTGSSDASLIKNHSQTSYVEECRHSPPNSDLLFNQEISTGWSSKTNADGSPGHQIEASSAQFHHSFWKNQNSCPFPLSKMSDMHVPLQDDDTASASASECNTEILLNENDSLVNTHRPRSYSLRDLPLHNKFSNWCGVKGSPPSSIISLTGSAADLQNQMEKKPVSKQATETEVKSQPWESRTREIERLRRERAQIMSGIHLDMKQHPLTVELTEAKLNYGIGETDALLRILQNGTGEDLTSVPIKQQLYERHMKTIEALRKQREERLQSFRRTRSLSPQKHLSLLQMLDTNQRDLDLPSRRREYLQQLRRNVVENTRVQEPQRRIAQYPSEIELLLRDYQRAREEAKTEIARARDKLRERAEQEKRRIREQIFSHLQKEEAKLKTLVSTSTLCTDSSLSLSSGPTSGYNSSNAATYAASKLSKQEALISPGSAELPRGDTRGRSAVRNSQLYVLEQLQKNSACESSRDQSPLPSASISHRFHPGLTLSVSSSPTKEYQDLSKHILDNAITEVMAACSNNLRNFYNCQAAAGWKYQCTEKEVLVYYKVFPSATKHGFLGAGVIERPLPNVWCMVKDPGKRHLYDKTINTAQVHKKVTSHIQLVYLVSDTSLCYLKQPRDFCCITVEAKEENLSILAIQSIYDESMPRPCKEMVRGEILPSAWLLEPDRVNGKDITRVIYMAQLL, via the exons atgttttcagagtATCCTCTTACTGCTGACATTGGTTACAATGAAACTAGCAGATACGATGTTTCACATACAACTACTTCAAACTGTTCTGCATTTGATATAGTTCAAATGCAAGAGAGTCAATCTGATGATGCTGTGATATTTGACCAGCAGCCATCTGCTTCAACAAGTATTGTACTTTCTCTTACGAAAGAAAAGGGACATTTCCCAGTAGCTGATACAAAATCTACCTCTCAAGGATATCCTGCTGAAGATGGAAAATCAATACATAAAAGTAACTCTGAACAACTCAACAATGAAACAGAGGTTGATAAACAACCCTGGGATAAAGTTTCGCTACAACAAGCATTTTTAGAAAACCTAAGGAAAGTAGAAGATGATGTTTCTATGCCATCATCATTAGCTGTTGGGGATGCTAGAAGAGCAACTCTTAATAAAGAAgaaaatatgagagagagaattagCAGAAATGAGAAGGCACTTCCTGCAACAGACAGGAAGCAGAGAAGAACATTTTTAAGAAAAGATCCTGTTGAAAATCAAACCATAGCATCATCAGTTTTTGCTAACGAGGACCCACAAATTACAATATTGCAAAACCCATGTTCAGGAAACATTAGTGTGGATTCCAGGTACATGTACAATCTGTATGGGCGAGTATGTCCCACAGATAACAATGCTGCTGATCCCAAAGAAACATATCACGCTGCctcaaattttgaaataaattcaTGTGCACATTTACAAGACAATTGGCAGGTTGGGCATGCCAGGGAAAAGGATCAAAGTAGAGCAAATGTAAGCAGTGGAAAAGATATGGTCCATTGCAAAAATAATTCATGTTCAAATGTTGATAGTCCTGACAATTCTCGGATAGTGGCAGATAATATAATGAAGATTAAGCGAAAGActtcaaaatcagaaaggctaaatcTTTCTCAGAAAAATGAGAATACATCCTTCAAAATGTTATCAGAAAACAGTTGTTTGCCTCCACAGGAACCCAAGTTGGTATTACTTAGGAATGAAAAATCATACTTTACTGCACAAAATACAAAGCATTGCAGACAAGATGAACAAAGAAATTGTTTACAGAATCACATATTGTCAGCCCCAGCTATTTCTGCAATCTCTGATCTTGAATACACTTCAGAAGTTTCGTCTAAGGCACATCTTTCTTTGTATCCTGCCTCTAAATCTTTACAAGAATTGAATATGAGTGTTGAGCCTCCATCTCCAACTGAAGATGATCTTCATGGAAttgaaagattttcaaaattggagTTAGATAATTTCATACTGGCTAAATATAAACCTAGATTGCAGCAGAGATTGGTACAAACTCAGAGACTTGCTAATTATGATCCAAAAAGCTCACAAAACTATGGGGAGAGAAGCCGAGGCAGCAATTCCTTAGAGCCCTCTGCTATTCACTATTCAACTGCTTTGGCACATAGAGCTGGTCGTTCCATGGATATAGAAGTAAAAAAACATTCAGTTAATACTTCTTTACCACAGTGCAATGAAGAGACAATTGAAGAATTGAGAGATCAACCAGaagaaacagatttatttttacagGACAATAAAGATGCAATGCATTTTAGTTCAAGTGATATCAATCCATACATTCATCCATGGCAGCAAGATGGACTCTGCAAGATTGGTTGGAAGCAGTATGTTTTTGGTAGTGCAAGTGATGTCTCTTGCAGTCAGCCTCCTCTAAGCCTGGATAATCATAAGGTTATGAGATGCTCCAGTGTGGATAATGGACTGAACTCTCAAAACTCCCCTTTTCACTCTCATCTCAGTTCTTATGCTAATGCAAAAGtactatcaagcactttaagcaGCATTGAAGACCCCCAGGGATGGGATGATGTGAGACAGGGCTTTGAATCTACATATTCAAGTGACAACAGCAAGCATTATGTAAATGTATCCAGTGAGATACTTGAAACAACCGCCAAAAACAGAATTTCAACATTTGAGAATCCTTCTGAGCAACCTGGAAACACTTCCATGCAAGTTGATGAAATTGTACTCCTCTACCCTTCTGAGTCAGAAACAGCCTCCAAAAAAACACAAGGCATTACTTGTGAGCAGGGAACACAAACAATGGCTACAGGAAGGTATAAAAGACAGAAAAGGCACCGGAGAAGTTATACAGATGTTTCTGCAAGAAAACAAGATGCAAGTAGGAGTTCATTTCAGCGACCTTCTTCTTGGACGAGCATGCAGAATCTGTCCATCCACCTATCGCAGCTTCTTCATAACACTTCCGAGCTGCTGGGAAACCTCTCCCAACAGAATGTTATAGATAACGAGCAGAATGCCAAAATCAATCAAAGAGGAATTGCTGAAGAGATTGTAAGGGCTGCTATGTCAGACAGTTGTACTCAAACTACAGGAGATGTAGGCATTCAAGCTGATATTTCAGAACATCctcaaagcaaaaacaaagaaaatctatTGCAGGCAAAAATTGAAAATGAATTGATGAAAGCTCAGGAAGTGAATGTGATTGTGAAAGTGGTAGGTTCAGATACTGTATGTAGGTCTCAGGAAAAGAAAGATGTAGGTCTGACTATTCAAGCGAGAACTCCAGAAAGCATTGAAATGAGAATGCAGAGCATGCCTGACTTCAGTGACTCTGCTGCTAATATTTTGGGAGATTCCTTTATGCATCTGCCTTCATTAGCCAGAGCCTCCACTCCtattttagattttcagaaaccaCCATTCAGCACACAGCAGAATGTTGCTTTTGGCAGTCCCACAGTTTCTCCTGTTGTATCATCTTCACTGAGTTCAGGACAAGATGAATCTTCATGCACAGTAGTTAGCAGCTCTACTTCTAGTACATCTCAATCTCCAGCACATTACGTTCAGGATAAGAGAACTGTTGATGAATCTGATATTGCAGTAGTAAGGAAGCTATGTTATAAAAACACTTCATTAGTTGACAGAGCCTCTTCCCCTATTCTAACACTTAGTGCAAATCCAAGCAACCAGGTTACCTGTAGCAAGTCCATTTGGTCTATCAAGGGATCTGTGGAACATCCTCTTGATGCTTCAAGTTCCCTTAGTAATCAAAGAAAGCAAGGCTCACGTTCATGTTCTGGCTTGGGCACCTTGGAGCCTCATGTAGACAATTCTTCACAAACAGAAACAGACAATGAATCTACCACTTCTAGAAATAGCAAGGAAGTGAGCAAGAAATCTGGAAGTTTCTCAGATAAGAACACGGCTAAAGAGTTCTTAGGAATAGGTGTTTCAAAAGAATTGAAGGAAAAGCACAGATTCACTGTTGACGCGCACACTACAATTCGTGCAAAAAGACTGTATCATTCAAGTAGCACTTTAGAGGTTTCTGGCCATGGGGAATATCTAGTTGATGATCTCAAAGAGCACATTCCAATGGAACGTTCAATACATTGTATGTATGCCACCAGAAGAGGAAGAGGCTCTTCAGGAAGAATCAGATATGACAAAACCACTGGAAGTTCTGATGCCTCTTTGATTAAAAACCACTCTCAGACTTCTTATGTTGAGGAATGTAGACATTCCCCTCCAAATTCTGACTTGCTTTTTAATCAAGAAATTAGCACGGGTTGGTCAAGCAAGACAAATGCTGATGGATCTCCAGGACATCAGATAGAAGCCTCTTCTGCACAGTTCCACCATTCCTTTTGGAAAAATCAAAATAGCTGCCCTTTTCCACTTTCTAAAATGAGTGACATGCATGTACCCCTTCAAGATGATGATACAGCATCGGCTTCTGCAAGTGAATGTAATACTGAAATTCTACTAAACGAGAATGACTCCTTAGTGAATACACACAGGCCACGAAGCTATAGTCTTCGTGACTTGCCCCTACACAATAAATTTAGCAACTGGTGTGGAGTGAAGGGCAGTCCTCCATCCTCAATAATTAGCTTGACTGGCAGTGCTGCTGATTtacaaaatcaaatggaaaagAAGCCAGTCAGCAAACAAGCAACTGAAACAGAAGTGAAATCCCAGCCTTGGGAAAGTAGAACGAGAGAAATTGAGAGACTTCGAAGAGAGCGTGCCCAGATTATGTCTGGCATACATTTGGATATGAAGCAGCACCCTCTTACTGTAGAGCTTACTGAAGCAAAGCTGAATTATGGAATTGGGGAAACAGATGCACTGCTGAGAATTCTTCAGAATGGAACAGGGGAGGATCTGACTTCAGTTCCCATAAAGCAGCAACTTTATGAAAG GCACATGAAGACAATCGAAGCCCTGAGAAAGCAGAGGGAGGAAAGGCTGCAGAGCTTTAGGAGAACCCGCAGTCTCAGTCCACAAAAGCATCTGAGTCTGTTGCAGATGTTGGACACAAACCAGCGGGATCTGGATCTCCCCAGCAGACGCCGAGAGTACCTGCAGCAACTGAGAAGAAATGTAGTAGAAAATACTAG AGTCCAAGAACCACAGAGGAGGATTGCCCAGTATCCTTCAGAGATTGAACTACTACTCCGAGACTATCAGAGGGCACGAGAGGAGGCCAAGACTGAAATTGCAAGAGCAAGGGACAAACTTCGGGAGAGAGCTGAGCAAGAAAAGAGACGTATACGAGAGCAAATATTTTCTCATCTACAGAAG GAAGAAGCAAAGCTGAAGACACTTGTAAGCACAAGCACTTTATGTACAGATTCCAGCCTAAGTCTTTCCTCTGGCCCAACATCTGGTTATAACAGCAGCAACGCTGCTACTTATGCTGCAAGTAAACTCAGCAAACAGGAAGCACTG ATTTCTCCTGGAAGTGCAGAGCTCCCAAGAGGAGATACAAGAGGTCGCTCAGCTGTTAGAAATAGTCAACTTTATGTGTTAGAGCAACTACAAAAGAATTCAGCATGTG AGAGCAGCAGAGATCAGTCACCACTTCCATCTGCTAGCATCAGCCATAGGTTCCATCCTGGACTAACTCTTTCAGTCAGCTCCTCTCCTACAAAAGAATACCAGGATTTGTCCAAACACATTTTGGATAATGCTATCACTGAG GTTATGGCAGCATGTTCAAATAACCTGAGGAACTTTTACAACTGCCAGGCAGCAGCTGGTTGGAA atACCAGTGTACAGAAAAAGAGGTACTGGTTTATTACAAAGTCTTCCCATCAGCAACTAAGCATGGGTTTTTGGGAGCTGGAGTGATTGAAAGACCTCTTCCCAATGTGTGGTGCATGGTGAAAGACCCTGGCAAAAGGCATCTATATGACAAAACCATTAACACAGCTCAAGTACATAAGAAAGTAACGAGCCATATTCAGCTGG TATATTTGGTGAGTGATACTTCATTGTGTTATCTAAAGCAACCACGGGATTTCTGCTGCATCACGGTAGAGGCCAAAGAG GAAAACTTGTCGATTTTAGCTATTCAGTCTATCTATGATGAGTCCATGCCTCGTCCTTGTAAAGAAATGGTACGAGGGGAGATTCTACCAAGTGCTTGGCTATTGGAACCTGATCGAGTAAATGGAAAAGACATCACCAGAGTCATTTACATGGCACAG CTATTATAA
- the LOC128836246 gene encoding stAR-related lipid transfer protein 9-like isoform X1, giving the protein MFSEYPLTADIGYNETSRYDVSHTTTSNCSAFDIVQMQESQSDDAVIFDQQPSASTSIVLSLTKEKGHFPVADTKSTSQGYPAEDGKSIHKSNSEQLNNETEVDKQPWDKVSLQQAFLENLRKVEDDVSMPSSLAVGDARRATLNKEENMRERISRNEKALPATDRKQRRTFLRKDPVENQTIASSVFANEDPQITILQNPCSGNISVDSRYMYNLYGRVCPTDNNAADPKETYHAASNFEINSCAHLQDNWQVGHAREKDQSRANVSSGKDMVHCKNNSCSNVDSPDNSRIVADNIMKIKRKTSKSERLNLSQKNENTSFKMLSENSCLPPQEPKLVLLRNEKSYFTAQNTKHCRQDEQRNCLQNHILSAPAISAISDLEYTSEVSSKAHLSLYPASKSLQELNMSVEPPSPTEDDLHGIERFSKLELDNFILAKYKPRLQQRLVQTQRLANYDPKSSQNYGERSRGSNSLEPSAIHYSTALAHRAGRSMDIEVKKHSVNTSLPQCNEETIEELRDQPEETDLFLQDNKDAMHFSSSDINPYIHPWQQDGLCKIGWKQYVFGSASDVSCSQPPLSLDNHKVMRCSSVDNGLNSQNSPFHSHLSSYANAKVLSSTLSSIEDPQGWDDVRQGFESTYSSDNSKHYVNVSSEILETTAKNRISTFENPSEQPGNTSMQVDEIVLLYPSESETASKKTQGITCEQGTQTMATGRYKRQKRHRRSYTDVSARKQDASRSSFQRPSSWTSMQNLSIHLSQLLHNTSELLGNLSQQNVIDNEQNAKINQRGIAEEIVRAAMSDSCTQTTGDVGIQADISEHPQSKNKENLLQAKIENELMKAQEVNVIVKVVGSDTVCRSQEKKDVGLTIQARTPESIEMRMQSMPDFSDSAANILGDSFMHLPSLARASTPILDFQKPPFSTQQNVAFGSPTVSPVVSSSLSSGQDESSCTVVSSSTSSTSQSPAHYVQDKRTVDESDIAVVRKLCYKNTSLVDRASSPILTLSANPSNQVTCSKSIWSIKGSVEHPLDASSSLSNQRKQGSRSCSGLGTLEPHVDNSSQTETDNESTTSRNSKEVSKKSGSFSDKNTAKEFLGIGVSKELKEKHRFTVDAHTTIRAKRLYHSSSTLEVSGHGEYLVDDLKEHIPMERSIHCMYATRRGRGSSGRIRYDKTTGSSDASLIKNHSQTSYVEECRHSPPNSDLLFNQEISTGWSSKTNADGSPGHQIEASSAQFHHSFWKNQNSCPFPLSKMSDMHVPLQDDDTASASASECNTEILLNENDSLVNTHRPRSYSLRDLPLHNKFSNWCGVKGSPPSSIISLTGSAADLQNQMEKKPVSKQATETEVKSQPWESRTREIERLRRERAQIMSGIHLDMKQHPLTVELTEAKLNYGIGETDALLRILQNGTGEDLTSVPIKQQLYERHMKTIEALRKQREERLQSFRRTRSLSPQKHLSLLQMLDTNQRDLDLPSRRREYLQQLRRNVVENTRVQEPQRRIAQYPSEIELLLRDYQRAREEAKTEIARARDKLRERAEQEKRRIREQIFSHLQKEEAKLKTLVSTSTLCTDSSLSLSSGPTSGYNSSNAATYAASKLSKQEALISPGSAELPRGDTRGRSAVRNSQLYVLEQLQKNSACESSRDQSPLPSASISHRFHPGLTLSVSSSPTKEYQDLSKHILDNAITEVMAACSNNLRNFYNCQAAAGWKYQCTEKEVLVYYKVFPSATKHGFLGAGVIERPLPNVWCMVKDPGKRHLYDKTINTAQVHKKVTSHIQLVYLVSDTSLCYLKQPRDFCCITVEAKEENLSILAIQSIYDESMPRPCKEMVRGEILPSAWLLEPDRVNGKDITRVIYMAQLQSQSPQ; this is encoded by the exons atgttttcagagtATCCTCTTACTGCTGACATTGGTTACAATGAAACTAGCAGATACGATGTTTCACATACAACTACTTCAAACTGTTCTGCATTTGATATAGTTCAAATGCAAGAGAGTCAATCTGATGATGCTGTGATATTTGACCAGCAGCCATCTGCTTCAACAAGTATTGTACTTTCTCTTACGAAAGAAAAGGGACATTTCCCAGTAGCTGATACAAAATCTACCTCTCAAGGATATCCTGCTGAAGATGGAAAATCAATACATAAAAGTAACTCTGAACAACTCAACAATGAAACAGAGGTTGATAAACAACCCTGGGATAAAGTTTCGCTACAACAAGCATTTTTAGAAAACCTAAGGAAAGTAGAAGATGATGTTTCTATGCCATCATCATTAGCTGTTGGGGATGCTAGAAGAGCAACTCTTAATAAAGAAgaaaatatgagagagagaattagCAGAAATGAGAAGGCACTTCCTGCAACAGACAGGAAGCAGAGAAGAACATTTTTAAGAAAAGATCCTGTTGAAAATCAAACCATAGCATCATCAGTTTTTGCTAACGAGGACCCACAAATTACAATATTGCAAAACCCATGTTCAGGAAACATTAGTGTGGATTCCAGGTACATGTACAATCTGTATGGGCGAGTATGTCCCACAGATAACAATGCTGCTGATCCCAAAGAAACATATCACGCTGCctcaaattttgaaataaattcaTGTGCACATTTACAAGACAATTGGCAGGTTGGGCATGCCAGGGAAAAGGATCAAAGTAGAGCAAATGTAAGCAGTGGAAAAGATATGGTCCATTGCAAAAATAATTCATGTTCAAATGTTGATAGTCCTGACAATTCTCGGATAGTGGCAGATAATATAATGAAGATTAAGCGAAAGActtcaaaatcagaaaggctaaatcTTTCTCAGAAAAATGAGAATACATCCTTCAAAATGTTATCAGAAAACAGTTGTTTGCCTCCACAGGAACCCAAGTTGGTATTACTTAGGAATGAAAAATCATACTTTACTGCACAAAATACAAAGCATTGCAGACAAGATGAACAAAGAAATTGTTTACAGAATCACATATTGTCAGCCCCAGCTATTTCTGCAATCTCTGATCTTGAATACACTTCAGAAGTTTCGTCTAAGGCACATCTTTCTTTGTATCCTGCCTCTAAATCTTTACAAGAATTGAATATGAGTGTTGAGCCTCCATCTCCAACTGAAGATGATCTTCATGGAAttgaaagattttcaaaattggagTTAGATAATTTCATACTGGCTAAATATAAACCTAGATTGCAGCAGAGATTGGTACAAACTCAGAGACTTGCTAATTATGATCCAAAAAGCTCACAAAACTATGGGGAGAGAAGCCGAGGCAGCAATTCCTTAGAGCCCTCTGCTATTCACTATTCAACTGCTTTGGCACATAGAGCTGGTCGTTCCATGGATATAGAAGTAAAAAAACATTCAGTTAATACTTCTTTACCACAGTGCAATGAAGAGACAATTGAAGAATTGAGAGATCAACCAGaagaaacagatttatttttacagGACAATAAAGATGCAATGCATTTTAGTTCAAGTGATATCAATCCATACATTCATCCATGGCAGCAAGATGGACTCTGCAAGATTGGTTGGAAGCAGTATGTTTTTGGTAGTGCAAGTGATGTCTCTTGCAGTCAGCCTCCTCTAAGCCTGGATAATCATAAGGTTATGAGATGCTCCAGTGTGGATAATGGACTGAACTCTCAAAACTCCCCTTTTCACTCTCATCTCAGTTCTTATGCTAATGCAAAAGtactatcaagcactttaagcaGCATTGAAGACCCCCAGGGATGGGATGATGTGAGACAGGGCTTTGAATCTACATATTCAAGTGACAACAGCAAGCATTATGTAAATGTATCCAGTGAGATACTTGAAACAACCGCCAAAAACAGAATTTCAACATTTGAGAATCCTTCTGAGCAACCTGGAAACACTTCCATGCAAGTTGATGAAATTGTACTCCTCTACCCTTCTGAGTCAGAAACAGCCTCCAAAAAAACACAAGGCATTACTTGTGAGCAGGGAACACAAACAATGGCTACAGGAAGGTATAAAAGACAGAAAAGGCACCGGAGAAGTTATACAGATGTTTCTGCAAGAAAACAAGATGCAAGTAGGAGTTCATTTCAGCGACCTTCTTCTTGGACGAGCATGCAGAATCTGTCCATCCACCTATCGCAGCTTCTTCATAACACTTCCGAGCTGCTGGGAAACCTCTCCCAACAGAATGTTATAGATAACGAGCAGAATGCCAAAATCAATCAAAGAGGAATTGCTGAAGAGATTGTAAGGGCTGCTATGTCAGACAGTTGTACTCAAACTACAGGAGATGTAGGCATTCAAGCTGATATTTCAGAACATCctcaaagcaaaaacaaagaaaatctatTGCAGGCAAAAATTGAAAATGAATTGATGAAAGCTCAGGAAGTGAATGTGATTGTGAAAGTGGTAGGTTCAGATACTGTATGTAGGTCTCAGGAAAAGAAAGATGTAGGTCTGACTATTCAAGCGAGAACTCCAGAAAGCATTGAAATGAGAATGCAGAGCATGCCTGACTTCAGTGACTCTGCTGCTAATATTTTGGGAGATTCCTTTATGCATCTGCCTTCATTAGCCAGAGCCTCCACTCCtattttagattttcagaaaccaCCATTCAGCACACAGCAGAATGTTGCTTTTGGCAGTCCCACAGTTTCTCCTGTTGTATCATCTTCACTGAGTTCAGGACAAGATGAATCTTCATGCACAGTAGTTAGCAGCTCTACTTCTAGTACATCTCAATCTCCAGCACATTACGTTCAGGATAAGAGAACTGTTGATGAATCTGATATTGCAGTAGTAAGGAAGCTATGTTATAAAAACACTTCATTAGTTGACAGAGCCTCTTCCCCTATTCTAACACTTAGTGCAAATCCAAGCAACCAGGTTACCTGTAGCAAGTCCATTTGGTCTATCAAGGGATCTGTGGAACATCCTCTTGATGCTTCAAGTTCCCTTAGTAATCAAAGAAAGCAAGGCTCACGTTCATGTTCTGGCTTGGGCACCTTGGAGCCTCATGTAGACAATTCTTCACAAACAGAAACAGACAATGAATCTACCACTTCTAGAAATAGCAAGGAAGTGAGCAAGAAATCTGGAAGTTTCTCAGATAAGAACACGGCTAAAGAGTTCTTAGGAATAGGTGTTTCAAAAGAATTGAAGGAAAAGCACAGATTCACTGTTGACGCGCACACTACAATTCGTGCAAAAAGACTGTATCATTCAAGTAGCACTTTAGAGGTTTCTGGCCATGGGGAATATCTAGTTGATGATCTCAAAGAGCACATTCCAATGGAACGTTCAATACATTGTATGTATGCCACCAGAAGAGGAAGAGGCTCTTCAGGAAGAATCAGATATGACAAAACCACTGGAAGTTCTGATGCCTCTTTGATTAAAAACCACTCTCAGACTTCTTATGTTGAGGAATGTAGACATTCCCCTCCAAATTCTGACTTGCTTTTTAATCAAGAAATTAGCACGGGTTGGTCAAGCAAGACAAATGCTGATGGATCTCCAGGACATCAGATAGAAGCCTCTTCTGCACAGTTCCACCATTCCTTTTGGAAAAATCAAAATAGCTGCCCTTTTCCACTTTCTAAAATGAGTGACATGCATGTACCCCTTCAAGATGATGATACAGCATCGGCTTCTGCAAGTGAATGTAATACTGAAATTCTACTAAACGAGAATGACTCCTTAGTGAATACACACAGGCCACGAAGCTATAGTCTTCGTGACTTGCCCCTACACAATAAATTTAGCAACTGGTGTGGAGTGAAGGGCAGTCCTCCATCCTCAATAATTAGCTTGACTGGCAGTGCTGCTGATTtacaaaatcaaatggaaaagAAGCCAGTCAGCAAACAAGCAACTGAAACAGAAGTGAAATCCCAGCCTTGGGAAAGTAGAACGAGAGAAATTGAGAGACTTCGAAGAGAGCGTGCCCAGATTATGTCTGGCATACATTTGGATATGAAGCAGCACCCTCTTACTGTAGAGCTTACTGAAGCAAAGCTGAATTATGGAATTGGGGAAACAGATGCACTGCTGAGAATTCTTCAGAATGGAACAGGGGAGGATCTGACTTCAGTTCCCATAAAGCAGCAACTTTATGAAAG GCACATGAAGACAATCGAAGCCCTGAGAAAGCAGAGGGAGGAAAGGCTGCAGAGCTTTAGGAGAACCCGCAGTCTCAGTCCACAAAAGCATCTGAGTCTGTTGCAGATGTTGGACACAAACCAGCGGGATCTGGATCTCCCCAGCAGACGCCGAGAGTACCTGCAGCAACTGAGAAGAAATGTAGTAGAAAATACTAG AGTCCAAGAACCACAGAGGAGGATTGCCCAGTATCCTTCAGAGATTGAACTACTACTCCGAGACTATCAGAGGGCACGAGAGGAGGCCAAGACTGAAATTGCAAGAGCAAGGGACAAACTTCGGGAGAGAGCTGAGCAAGAAAAGAGACGTATACGAGAGCAAATATTTTCTCATCTACAGAAG GAAGAAGCAAAGCTGAAGACACTTGTAAGCACAAGCACTTTATGTACAGATTCCAGCCTAAGTCTTTCCTCTGGCCCAACATCTGGTTATAACAGCAGCAACGCTGCTACTTATGCTGCAAGTAAACTCAGCAAACAGGAAGCACTG ATTTCTCCTGGAAGTGCAGAGCTCCCAAGAGGAGATACAAGAGGTCGCTCAGCTGTTAGAAATAGTCAACTTTATGTGTTAGAGCAACTACAAAAGAATTCAGCATGTG AGAGCAGCAGAGATCAGTCACCACTTCCATCTGCTAGCATCAGCCATAGGTTCCATCCTGGACTAACTCTTTCAGTCAGCTCCTCTCCTACAAAAGAATACCAGGATTTGTCCAAACACATTTTGGATAATGCTATCACTGAG GTTATGGCAGCATGTTCAAATAACCTGAGGAACTTTTACAACTGCCAGGCAGCAGCTGGTTGGAA atACCAGTGTACAGAAAAAGAGGTACTGGTTTATTACAAAGTCTTCCCATCAGCAACTAAGCATGGGTTTTTGGGAGCTGGAGTGATTGAAAGACCTCTTCCCAATGTGTGGTGCATGGTGAAAGACCCTGGCAAAAGGCATCTATATGACAAAACCATTAACACAGCTCAAGTACATAAGAAAGTAACGAGCCATATTCAGCTGG TATATTTGGTGAGTGATACTTCATTGTGTTATCTAAAGCAACCACGGGATTTCTGCTGCATCACGGTAGAGGCCAAAGAG GAAAACTTGTCGATTTTAGCTATTCAGTCTATCTATGATGAGTCCATGCCTCGTCCTTGTAAAGAAATGGTACGAGGGGAGATTCTACCAAGTGCTTGGCTATTGGAACCTGATCGAGTAAATGGAAAAGACATCACCAGAGTCATTTACATGGCACAG TTGCAGAGCCAATCACCACAATAG